One stretch of Prunus persica cultivar Lovell chromosome G1, Prunus_persica_NCBIv2, whole genome shotgun sequence DNA includes these proteins:
- the LOC18790896 gene encoding GTP-binding protein OBGC, chloroplastic has translation MATISISFCPYAMARPRVPQTRKPPVKKQTVRSPNPKPSHKLKARTGAKQLSSIGVEATTYTRLPPREDFSLPSLDSSSFEFSSEVKLSESNVALKVEKEIDNLSSEEEEEEEEEEEKGLDGNLGVNYSQFEVFEGTYDSELDEEDDDSDIEGFSDDKLESVYQNDDGELLGFKEGETVNLTDNEGKLEEGEVKEKGVPAVMRCFDRAKIFAKAGDGGNGVVAMRREKFVPLGGPSGGDGGRGGNVYMEVDGSMNSLLPFRNSVHFRAGRGDHGRGQSQNGAKGEDVVIKVAPGTVVREAGKEEVLLELLHPGQLALLLPGGRGGRGNASFKSGTNKVPRIAENGAEGPEMWLELELKLVADIGIVGAPNAGKSTLLSVISAAQPTIANYPFTTLLPNLGVVSFDYDSTMVVADLPGLLEGAHRGFGLGHEFLRHTERCSALIHVVDGSSQQPEFEFDAVRLELELFSPEIAEKPYLVAFNKMDLPDAYENWQSFKESLEARGIEVFCMSAVKREGTHEVSSAAYQLLRENKMAEDKLAEDPVNLNHVAEMVRKQQTASINEFEITHDSTTNTWHVVGSGLQRFVQMTNWRYVDSGRRFQHVLEACGVNKSLIKLGVKEGDTVIVGDMEMIWHDAADTSGFSNFRKGSTETTKWPQWK, from the exons ATGGCGACCATATCCATAAGCTTCTGTCCGTACGCTATGGCTCGCCCCAGGGTCCCACAAACTCGCAAACCTCCGGTGAAGAAGCAGACAGTACGGAGCCCTAACCCTAAGCCTAGCCATAAGCTGAAGGCTCGAACTGGCGCCAAACAGTTGTCATCCATCGGAGTCGAAGCCACCACCTACACTCGCTTGCCTCCCAGAGAGGACTTCTCCCTCCCTTCTTTGGATTCGTCGTCGTTTGAGTTCTCATCCGAAGTCAAGCTCTCCGAATCAAATGTCGCGCTTAAAGTTGAGAAGGAGATTGATAATTTAAGCAgtgaagaggaggaggaagaagaagaagaagaagaaaagggatTGGATGGTAATTTGGGGGTGAATTATAGTCAATTTGAGGTCTTTGAGGGGACTTATGATTCTGAACTGGACGAGGAAGATGATGATAGCGATATTGAGGGGTTTAGTGATGACAAATTGGAAAGTGTTTATCAAAACGACGACGGTGAATTGCTAGGTTTTAAGGAGGGCGAAACTGTGAACTTAACCGATAATGAGGGCAAATTGGAGGAAGGGGAAGTGAAGGAGAAGGGAGTACCAGCAGTAATGCGGTGTTTCGACCGCGCAAAAATCTTCGCGAAGGCAGGGGATGGAGGGAACGGCGTAGTTGCAATGCGGCGTGAAAAGTTCGTGCCTTTGGGAGGTCCGTCAGGCGGTGACGGTGGGCGAGGTGGTAATGTGTATATGGAAGTAGATGGTTCGATGAATTCACTTCTGCCATTTAGAAACAGTGTTCATTTTCGGGCAGGTAGAGGTGATCATGGAAGAGGGCAGTCCCAGAATGGGGCTAAGGGAGAGGACGTCGTGATTAAAGTAGCTCCTGGGACTGTTGTTCGAGAGGCTGGGAAGGAGGAGGTGCTTCTGGAGTTATTGCATCCCGGGCAGCTTGCATTGTTGTTGCCGGGAGGAAGAGGCGGGAGAGGGAACGCTTCGTTTAAGTCAGGGACGAATAAGGTGCCAAGGATTGCTGAGAATGGTGCAGAGGGTCCTGAAAT GTGGTTGGAGCTGGAGCTAAAGCTAGTTGCAGATATTGGAATAGTGGGCGCCCCAAATGCAGGGAAAAGCACACTTTTGAGTGTGATAAGTGCTGCTCAGCCAACAATAGCAAATTATCCCTTCACAACTTTACTTCCTAATCTGGGTGTGGTTTCTTTTGACTATGATTCTACAATGGTAGTAGCAGATCTGCCAGGTTTACTTGAAGGAGCACACCGGGGTTTTGGTTTGGGACATGAGTTTCTACGGCACACTGAGAGGTGTTCTGCCCTG ATACATGTTGTTGATGGCTCATCACAACAGCCAGAATTTGAGTTTGATGCAGTCCGTCTAGAGTTGGAACTGTTTAGTCCTGAAATTGCTGAAAAGCCTTATCTTGTTGCTTTCAATAAAATGGACCTTCCAGATGCATATGAAAACTGGCAATCATTCAAAGAAAGTTTAGAAGCTCGTGGGATTGAAGTTTTTTGCATGAGTGCAGTGAAAAGAGAGGGAACTCATGAAGTGTCCTCTGCTGCTTACCAGCTTCTacgagaaaataaaatggcaGAGGACAAGTTAGCAG AAGATCCGGTCAATTTAAATCATGTAGCTGAGATGGTGCGGAAGCAGCAAACTGCTTCTATTAATGAGTTTGAGATCACTCATGACAGCACTACCAATACTTGGCATGTTGTGGGATCTGGGTTGCAACGGTTTGTTCAGATGACAAATTGGCG ATATGTGGATTCTGGGAGAAGGTTCCAACATGTTCTGGAGGCTTGTGGTGTGAACAAGTCTCTTATAAAACTTGGTGTCAAGGAAGGTGACACAGTGATTGTTGGAGAT ATGGAAATGATATGGCATGATGCTGCAGATACTTCtggtttttcaaattttaggaAAGGATCCACAGAAACAACCAAGTGGCCTCAGTGGAAGTGA